From the genome of Candidatus Aegiribacteria sp., one region includes:
- a CDS encoding TolC family protein: MRKAVFLLPLIISVLFAQADSLSLDLSGWVIVAMKNSPDITISSVDLMSAEASLTSSESFLWPRLSFSSTASHSWNSVSDMSGGYSDTDNSSWSMSASASQEILASGGSSWLRMSGSRHSLDASRFDMDQARLDLTMDIITAYYGVIETVQLQASSERALERSTEQLRRTEALYRIGGATNLELIQAEVQQSSDSLALLQKEQAVSNSYISLYQAAGVIGSEHTVNTNAVLQPVSISTAMNYSLDISGSKAAASSQERLTATSYTYEASRRSYWPSLNGAGSWNWSNDELDFEDFSNKDSWQVSLSLNWTLFDGFNRESIIQSSRASFLRQQASHEALLNSIRSSILTSQSNLISAIRSWELSLQVLNQANEKLRLSNMSYDLGSISLLDLLDAQSGVTSAEASVESSRTSCLIAEARLLVLLGRNPRVGE, translated from the coding sequence ATGAGGAAAGCTGTATTTCTCCTGCCTTTGATTATTTCAGTTCTTTTCGCACAGGCCGATTCACTGTCACTTGATCTTTCAGGATGGGTTATAGTGGCAATGAAAAATTCACCTGACATCACTATTTCGTCAGTCGATCTGATGTCTGCCGAAGCATCCCTTACATCTTCGGAATCCTTTCTCTGGCCGCGGCTGAGTTTTAGTTCGACCGCCAGCCATTCATGGAATTCTGTCTCAGATATGTCCGGGGGTTATTCGGACACTGACAATTCATCATGGTCCATGTCCGCCAGCGCCTCTCAGGAAATCCTGGCATCCGGTGGAAGCAGCTGGCTGCGAATGTCCGGGAGCAGGCATTCTCTTGACGCCTCGCGGTTCGATATGGATCAGGCCAGGCTTGATCTGACCATGGACATCATAACGGCGTATTACGGTGTGATAGAGACAGTGCAGCTGCAGGCTTCTTCAGAAAGAGCTCTGGAGCGAAGTACCGAACAGCTCAGGAGGACGGAGGCTCTTTACAGGATCGGAGGAGCCACGAACCTCGAATTGATACAGGCCGAGGTTCAGCAGAGTTCTGACAGCCTGGCTCTGCTTCAGAAAGAGCAGGCGGTTTCCAATTCCTATATTTCTTTATATCAGGCTGCCGGTGTAATTGGCTCGGAGCATACCGTTAACACAAATGCTGTGCTGCAGCCGGTTTCCATCTCCACTGCTATGAACTACAGCCTTGATATATCGGGCAGCAAAGCAGCTGCCTCTTCTCAGGAGAGACTCACAGCGACGAGTTATACTTACGAAGCCAGCAGACGTTCGTACTGGCCCTCGCTGAATGGAGCGGGAAGCTGGAACTGGAGTAATGATGAACTTGATTTTGAGGATTTTTCCAACAAAGACAGCTGGCAGGTTTCTCTTTCTCTGAACTGGACCCTTTTCGACGGATTTAACCGTGAGAGCATCATCCAATCTTCCAGGGCTTCTTTTCTCAGGCAGCAGGCATCCCATGAGGCCCTTCTGAATTCGATAAGAAGTTCTATATTGACTTCCCAAAGTAACCTTATCAGTGCAATCAGGAGCTGGGAACTCTCACTTCAGGTTCTTAACCAGGCAAACGAGAAGTTAAGGCTATCCAATATGAGTTACGACCTCGGAAGTATCTCTCTTCTTGACTTGCTTGATGCCCAATCAGGAGTTACTTCAGCTGAAGCATCCGTTGAGTCTTCCAGAACATCATGCCTGATAGCTGAAGCGAGATTGCTGGTTCTTCTCGGGCGGAATCCAAGAGTGGGGGAATAA
- the radA gene encoding DNA repair protein RadA, giving the protein MAKKKTIFICNECGGNTARWSGKCPHCGAWNTMVEEVVVKVSGKPLSRGIVTHPVPLSEIPKISGERLKTGIEELDRVLGGGVLKGSVNLIGGEPGIGKSTLMLQLSAALSDRGEKVLYSTGEESPEQIAQRARRINSVRNDVIVLATTNLDTVLSNLESAGCSLVVVDSIQTLYSADLASAPGTVSQVRHCTSELIRECKTKGLTAFIVGHVTKAGSLAGPKVLEHLVDSVIYFEGEGDRVYRLLRAAKNRFGSTNELGVFEMTREGLRSVSEVSAYFLRRDNALRTGTVITAVMEGTRPFLVEVQALTSTTRYGYPQRSVNGMDSRRLPMLLAVLEKRCGMDLGNQDVYVNVAGGASLADPGADLGVCLAVASSRLEKPVKEGITVSSEIGLGGELRPVTHFDLRLREALSLGFSGLAGSADDAEKAGSGAEGFISLIDSIENLLSNKKEKGGNWL; this is encoded by the coding sequence TTGGCCAAAAAGAAGACTATTTTCATTTGTAACGAGTGCGGAGGCAATACGGCAAGGTGGTCCGGGAAATGTCCCCATTGCGGAGCATGGAATACAATGGTAGAAGAAGTCGTTGTAAAAGTTTCCGGAAAACCACTTTCCAGAGGGATCGTTACTCACCCGGTTCCCCTCTCTGAAATCCCGAAAATCTCCGGGGAAAGATTAAAAACGGGTATTGAAGAACTTGACAGAGTTCTGGGTGGAGGTGTTCTCAAAGGATCGGTGAATCTTATCGGAGGAGAACCCGGAATCGGAAAAAGTACCCTTATGCTTCAGCTTTCCGCCGCTCTTTCAGACAGAGGAGAAAAAGTACTTTACTCAACCGGAGAGGAGTCCCCCGAACAGATCGCTCAGAGGGCACGCAGAATTAATTCGGTGCGGAATGACGTGATAGTTCTTGCCACAACGAACCTTGATACTGTCCTAAGCAACCTGGAGAGCGCAGGCTGCTCCCTCGTGGTGGTTGATTCCATCCAGACGCTCTACTCCGCAGACCTCGCCAGTGCTCCCGGTACAGTTTCGCAGGTGAGGCACTGCACTTCGGAGCTTATAAGAGAATGCAAAACAAAGGGTTTAACCGCTTTCATAGTTGGTCATGTAACCAAAGCCGGTTCACTTGCGGGGCCGAAAGTTCTGGAACACCTTGTTGATTCTGTTATATATTTCGAGGGTGAAGGAGATCGGGTCTACCGTCTTCTCAGAGCCGCCAAGAACCGTTTTGGTTCAACAAATGAGCTTGGTGTGTTCGAGATGACCAGGGAAGGGCTGCGAAGCGTAAGCGAAGTATCAGCCTATTTCCTCAGGAGGGATAACGCCCTTCGTACAGGAACTGTTATTACAGCTGTCATGGAGGGAACGAGACCATTTCTTGTAGAGGTTCAGGCTTTAACAAGTACTACAAGGTACGGGTATCCACAGAGAAGTGTTAACGGTATGGATTCGCGCAGATTGCCGATGCTTCTTGCGGTGCTGGAAAAAAGATGCGGGATGGATCTTGGCAATCAGGATGTCTATGTAAACGTTGCTGGAGGCGCCAGTCTTGCCGACCCCGGAGCTGATCTCGGGGTCTGTCTTGCAGTTGCTTCCAGCAGACTGGAAAAACCGGTGAAAGAGGGCATTACCGTCAGCAGCGAAATAGGGCTTGGCGGAGAACTCAGGCCGGTGACACATTTCGATCTCAGATTGAGAGAGGCTCTCAGCCTGGGATTTTCAGGGCTGGCCGGCTCCGCGGATGATGCGGAAAAGGCTGGCAGTGGAGCAGAAGGTTTTATCAGTTTAATTGATTCCATCGAAAATCTTCTCTCCAATAAAAAGGAAAAAGGAGGAAACTGGTTATGA
- a CDS encoding DedA family protein produces MIERILEYLANNPPGAWAGPLLGLIAFVETIFPPFPGDILFIVVSGWTVSSGLPLLLAALYGVTGCFIASCIVFYLGHKPGKQFVEGWLKRKVEPEKVNRAKELIASHGTIVLAASRFIPGVRSLLVLMAGTSGMRFALAVIPVAFSAIAWYTILSIAGSVFGNNIQAAEGFMRHFEIWIWVVLALALLIFLVIRVRGRKEKG; encoded by the coding sequence TTGATAGAAAGAATACTTGAATACCTTGCGAATAATCCGCCCGGCGCCTGGGCCGGACCACTCCTTGGATTGATTGCTTTTGTTGAAACCATTTTTCCTCCGTTTCCCGGCGACATTCTCTTCATTGTTGTTTCAGGCTGGACCGTTTCAAGCGGCTTACCTCTTCTCCTGGCAGCTCTTTACGGAGTTACCGGTTGCTTTATAGCCAGCTGTATAGTGTTCTACCTCGGTCATAAACCGGGAAAGCAATTCGTTGAAGGTTGGCTAAAAAGGAAGGTGGAACCGGAAAAGGTCAACAGAGCAAAAGAACTGATCGCAAGCCATGGTACAATTGTACTTGCCGCAAGCAGATTCATTCCGGGGGTAAGATCACTGCTCGTGCTCATGGCGGGAACCTCGGGTATGCGGTTTGCCCTGGCCGTGATTCCTGTGGCTTTCAGCGCCATAGCATGGTACACGATACTCTCGATAGCAGGTTCGGTTTTCGGGAACAACATACAGGCCGCAGAGGGATTCATGAGGCATTTTGAGATATGGATATGGGTTGTCCTTGCCCTCGCTCTGCTCATTTTTCTTGTTATCAGGGTCCGCGGGAGGAAGGAAAAAGGATGA
- the thiD gene encoding bifunctional hydroxymethylpyrimidine kinase/phosphomethylpyrimidine kinase: protein MRLYRVNEVLLFIGGTDPSGGAGLPADLKTASAMGFHGCLAVSAVTVQNSGNVLSWDAVDSAKLVEQLTAVCDDGPVAGVKSGMLGSRENASALAGFIRRNLRGIPYVLDPVLAAGGGSSLVSSGMTELLKSELVPLCTLCTPNIDEAEVLSGIAIDNEEDMIEAGKIIIRIGATAVLVKGGHLPGNPVDILVTKEGNVRFGGSRITAENVHGTGCTLGSATVALLAAGFSMESAVTDAKRFVRRVISRRIRRVHGYLPGHFPEAGPLPIAPDGSAFYLPPAYCQMCGAPLGKLSGEHGHLFCRKCGFVHYRNPLPAVALMVHDHEKILLVKRAVPPKKGMLSLPGGFLETGETPAECGFRELLEETALRAKKSRLMELETDMTAYGGILLAVLEVTDWEGTPVAGDDASEVLWSPIREVPDLAFSAHNRLVEKLVNTLYS from the coding sequence TTGAGGTTATATCGCGTGAATGAAGTGCTGCTTTTTATCGGGGGAACGGATCCCAGCGGCGGGGCGGGATTGCCTGCTGACCTGAAGACGGCCTCAGCCATGGGCTTTCACGGGTGCCTGGCAGTCAGCGCGGTTACCGTTCAGAACAGCGGAAACGTTCTTTCATGGGATGCTGTTGATTCTGCAAAGCTGGTTGAACAACTCACGGCTGTATGCGATGACGGCCCGGTTGCGGGTGTTAAATCGGGGATGCTGGGAAGCAGGGAGAACGCTTCCGCCCTGGCCGGATTTATCAGAAGAAATCTGAGAGGTATACCGTACGTTCTTGACCCGGTTCTCGCAGCGGGCGGAGGAAGTTCCCTTGTAAGCAGCGGCATGACCGAGCTTCTAAAAAGTGAACTCGTACCCCTTTGCACTCTCTGCACTCCAAATATCGATGAAGCGGAAGTTCTTTCCGGAATAGCAATCGACAATGAAGAAGACATGATCGAAGCCGGGAAGATCATTATCCGCATCGGCGCAACGGCTGTGCTTGTCAAGGGAGGCCATCTACCGGGGAATCCTGTGGATATACTGGTGACGAAAGAAGGTAATGTAAGGTTCGGTGGCTCCAGAATCACCGCTGAGAATGTACATGGAACCGGCTGCACACTGGGCTCAGCCACTGTTGCATTGCTTGCCGCGGGATTCAGCATGGAATCCGCTGTCACGGACGCAAAGCGGTTTGTAAGAAGAGTTATCTCCAGAAGGATCAGAAGAGTACATGGGTACCTTCCTGGCCATTTTCCGGAAGCGGGTCCCCTGCCTATAGCACCTGATGGCAGTGCATTCTACCTCCCTCCTGCCTACTGCCAAATGTGTGGCGCTCCCCTTGGCAAATTATCGGGAGAACACGGACATCTATTCTGCAGAAAGTGCGGCTTCGTCCATTACAGGAATCCTCTCCCCGCAGTGGCTCTGATGGTTCACGATCACGAGAAAATACTGCTTGTAAAAAGGGCGGTTCCACCCAAAAAAGGGATGCTGTCCCTTCCCGGTGGTTTCCTGGAAACAGGAGAGACTCCTGCTGAATGCGGCTTCCGCGAACTGCTGGAGGAAACAGCGCTTCGTGCAAAAAAAAGCAGACTGATGGAGCTGGAAACCGACATGACTGCCTACGGAGGAATTCTTCTTGCTGTTCTGGAGGTAACGGACTGGGAAGGTACACCAGTTGCGGGAGACGACGCATCAGAAGTTCTATGGAGTCCAATCAGGGAGGTTCCTGATCTGGCATTCAGTGCACATAATAGGCTTGTGGAAAAACTAGTAAACACTTTGTACAGCTGA
- the ispD gene encoding 2-C-methyl-D-erythritol 4-phosphate cytidylyltransferase, whose protein sequence is MQKKTWGVVIVAAGSGTRFGSGVPKQFLRLHEVSLVEWSINAFSAIDEIGEIVVVTPGDTALWKSFWKPPAGIKTVSGGLRRQDSVLAGLEALDFSSSVLIHDAARPLVSASIIRNVMKGVIDSGAAVPVIPIRDTVKEVTPSSLVSGTVSRNNLRMSQTPQGFILDNILRVLKNADEVTDECAAMELAGYEVLAVAGEPENMKLTDPEDLMIIESLSGGSMENRTGTGLDFHPFEKGILLFVGGCHIESEFGLSGHSDGDAVLHAVADALLSAARLGDIGVFFPPDDDRWKGADSAVLLEKTCDLVRGEGWRISQIDVTVITDFPKIAPLRNTMINRIADIVGVEPERIWVKGTSTNTLGDIGKGKGLGCMVMARIARRTDTAAIGNH, encoded by the coding sequence ATGCAGAAGAAAACCTGGGGTGTTGTAATAGTAGCTGCCGGATCAGGAACAAGATTCGGTTCAGGCGTACCCAAACAGTTTCTCAGACTTCATGAAGTATCCCTCGTTGAGTGGTCGATCAATGCTTTTTCAGCCATCGATGAAATCGGAGAGATCGTTGTGGTTACCCCGGGTGACACCGCTCTATGGAAATCGTTCTGGAAACCACCGGCAGGTATAAAGACCGTTTCGGGGGGCCTTCGGCGACAGGACTCAGTTCTTGCCGGCCTCGAAGCCCTGGATTTTTCCAGCAGTGTGCTTATCCATGATGCCGCGAGACCTCTCGTTTCAGCTTCTATTATCAGGAATGTCATGAAGGGTGTAATTGACTCGGGGGCTGCAGTGCCCGTTATTCCCATAAGGGATACGGTGAAGGAAGTAACACCATCTTCTCTCGTGAGCGGCACCGTTTCAAGGAACAATCTACGAATGAGCCAGACACCACAGGGTTTTATCCTTGACAATATTCTGCGGGTTCTCAAAAACGCTGATGAGGTAACCGATGAGTGTGCGGCAATGGAACTTGCCGGCTATGAAGTACTTGCAGTGGCCGGGGAACCAGAGAATATGAAGCTTACGGATCCGGAAGATCTTATGATCATTGAATCTCTGTCGGGGGGGAGTATGGAAAACAGAACCGGAACAGGTCTTGATTTTCATCCTTTTGAAAAAGGAATTCTTCTTTTTGTCGGCGGTTGCCATATTGAATCGGAATTTGGTCTTTCGGGTCATTCCGATGGAGATGCTGTACTGCATGCTGTTGCGGATGCTCTTCTTTCTGCGGCAAGGCTGGGCGATATCGGAGTGTTCTTTCCTCCGGATGATGACAGATGGAAGGGTGCGGACAGCGCAGTTCTTCTGGAAAAGACCTGTGACCTTGTTCGCGGAGAGGGCTGGAGGATAAGCCAGATCGATGTAACCGTTATTACAGATTTCCCGAAGATCGCTCCTCTCAGAAACACCATGATTAACAGGATAGCTGACATAGTCGGTGTTGAACCGGAGAGGATATGGGTAAAGGGAACATCCACAAATACACTTGGCGATATTGGAAAAGGAAAAGGTCTGGGCTGCATGGTAATGGCCAGAATCGCAAGGAGAACTGACACTGCAGCGATTGGGAATCATTGA
- a CDS encoding ATP-binding protein: protein MFPFSGIVGQDDAKLALAIAAVDPGMGGVLLSGMKGTGKSTLVRSFADILPDRKVVENCPYGCEGVNDGFLCDDCGKALKDGNLPDPISLRPELITVPLGVTEDRLLGTIDVELLLREGVQKFQPGLMARANNQVLYVDEVNLLPDNITDDVLDACASGFNTVEREGVSVTHPARFILIGTMNPEEGNLRPQILDRFAMSVDIRTERDPGMRIEIIERTLAYESDRKRFSRAHEKAVLRLRKTISTARSRLHDVKLPSAAIETVAEAMSELNVDGQRPDLVMIRAAIAWTALEDKPEVNSEALLKVAPLCVCHRTRSGGMNQPPSREELIEQVKTQATRIWKSNSGSYYDPETILTDRD from the coding sequence ATGTTTCCATTCTCAGGAATAGTCGGCCAGGATGACGCAAAACTCGCACTGGCCATAGCGGCGGTCGATCCGGGCATGGGAGGAGTTCTCCTGTCAGGCATGAAGGGTACCGGCAAAAGTACTCTCGTCCGTTCATTCGCGGATATACTTCCTGACCGAAAAGTGGTTGAAAACTGCCCGTACGGTTGTGAGGGAGTGAACGACGGATTCCTATGCGATGATTGCGGGAAAGCCCTGAAAGACGGCAATCTTCCGGATCCCATCAGCTTGAGACCAGAGCTGATAACGGTACCGCTGGGGGTTACCGAGGATCGTCTTCTTGGAACGATAGATGTGGAGCTTCTCCTGCGCGAGGGTGTGCAGAAATTCCAGCCGGGACTCATGGCCAGAGCGAACAATCAGGTTCTCTATGTTGATGAGGTGAACCTTTTGCCGGACAACATCACCGATGATGTTCTTGATGCTTGTGCAAGCGGTTTCAACACGGTTGAGAGAGAAGGTGTTTCAGTAACCCATCCTGCAAGGTTCATTCTTATAGGCACCATGAATCCGGAGGAGGGCAACCTGCGACCACAGATACTGGACAGGTTCGCGATGTCAGTTGACATAAGGACCGAAAGGGACCCCGGCATGAGAATAGAGATAATTGAGCGGACACTGGCCTACGAGAGTGATCGGAAGCGTTTCAGCCGTGCTCATGAGAAGGCTGTCCTGAGGTTAAGGAAAACCATATCCACAGCCCGCTCAAGACTTCATGATGTGAAGCTGCCAAGTGCAGCAATAGAAACGGTTGCAGAAGCAATGTCCGAGCTGAATGTCGACGGTCAGAGGCCGGACCTTGTAATGATAAGAGCGGCTATTGCCTGGACCGCCCTCGAGGACAAGCCAGAAGTGAATTCTGAAGCCCTCCTCAAGGTGGCTCCGCTGTGCGTATGTCATCGAACAAGATCAGGAGGGATGAACCAGCCTCCCTC
- the fabD gene encoding ACP S-malonyltransferase has translation MGRLAFLFPGQASQSVGMDKFLREYPDAVDFLNRIDEMTGVHKLSEIISEGPPDILTRTDNVQPAITMISIATMNVLVAAGVKPEGTAGHSLGEYAALVTAGVLLPGIAAKLTRIRGELMQKCADRHPGGMLALIGIGLDEARECVEEASSIGPVGIANVNAEGQVVISGSRDALDRAGKLCKEKGARRIIPLQVSGAWHSPLMKDAAKGLEGALDDAGFYEPEIPVVANVTADLIRSGDEAKRLLTEQVTSPVLWADSIKKLQKNGFDTFIEVGPGKVLQGLMKRVKDVIVYGTHDREALEETLKAFT, from the coding sequence ATGGGAAGATTAGCTTTTCTGTTTCCCGGGCAGGCATCACAGAGTGTAGGCATGGATAAATTCCTTAGAGAGTATCCGGATGCTGTGGATTTTCTTAACAGGATCGATGAAATGACCGGTGTCCATAAATTGAGTGAAATCATTTCCGAAGGACCGCCCGATATTCTAACCAGAACAGACAATGTACAGCCAGCCATCACAATGATCAGCATAGCTACAATGAACGTTCTTGTAGCAGCTGGAGTGAAGCCGGAGGGTACTGCCGGTCACAGCCTCGGTGAGTACGCCGCACTGGTGACCGCAGGCGTGCTGCTTCCCGGAATAGCAGCCAAGCTTACCCGCATCAGGGGTGAGCTTATGCAGAAATGCGCGGACAGGCATCCCGGGGGAATGCTGGCCCTTATAGGGATAGGTCTTGATGAAGCCAGGGAATGTGTTGAAGAAGCATCTTCCATAGGCCCTGTTGGAATAGCAAACGTTAATGCGGAAGGACAGGTTGTTATTTCCGGATCGAGAGATGCTCTTGACAGAGCTGGAAAGCTGTGCAAGGAAAAGGGCGCCAGAAGGATAATACCGCTGCAGGTTTCCGGAGCCTGGCATTCACCTCTTATGAAGGATGCAGCCAAGGGGCTCGAGGGCGCACTCGATGACGCTGGCTTTTACGAGCCCGAAATACCGGTAGTAGCGAATGTCACCGCCGACCTCATCCGAAGTGGTGACGAGGCAAAACGGTTACTTACGGAACAGGTAACATCACCCGTTCTCTGGGCCGATTCTATCAAGAAGCTTCAGAAAAACGGATTCGATACCTTCATTGAAGTAGGTCCCGGGAAAGTTCTTCAGGGACTTATGAAAAGAGTGAAGGATGTTATCGTTTACGGAACCCACGACAGAGAAGCCCTTGAGGAAACCCTGAAAGCTTTTACATAA
- the glgA gene encoding glycogen synthase GlgA, whose product MRILFAASEVYPFVSTGGLAGVTGSLPIALENAGHDVSVVMPLYRDIEKLVDFRWISGRFSTSAGEKFGLAESIIPGSSVPVYFVSKDEYFHRPGIYGPDDASAYDDNAVRFAFFCRAVVAFSESLGEPPDVLHCHDWQTGLIPAYLRNSIKPSVVFTIHNLLFQGNYPQEVYDCTHLPWSLLTMEGLEFYGEFSFLKAGIVYADQVTTVSETYAKEIQRPEFGEGFDGLLSDRSDNLTGILNGIDYNSWNPEIDKVLSSAYSADSISPRRKCRKALLNSLGLDPVSEGLTVGVVSRLTRQKGLDLLFPIIGRLADRGFNFVILGTGDNYYMTRLSEIALEHPGRVSVTLRYDEAMARQIFSGCDIVMMPSRFEPCGLAQMMGMRYGAVPLVNRTGGLADTVIDEKDGGFGFVMKEADPQGLFDCILRAGEYYRSKNRWAWLVKKCMRRDNSWKSRILPYENVYSRAVKTRKAR is encoded by the coding sequence ATGAGAATACTATTTGCCGCCTCCGAAGTATATCCCTTTGTCAGCACCGGGGGGCTGGCCGGTGTAACCGGTTCACTGCCAATAGCCCTGGAAAACGCGGGTCATGATGTAAGCGTAGTAATGCCCCTCTACCGTGATATTGAGAAACTCGTCGATTTCAGATGGATCAGCGGGAGGTTTTCAACCTCCGCGGGAGAAAAATTCGGCCTTGCTGAATCGATTATACCCGGAAGCAGCGTACCGGTTTATTTTGTAAGCAAAGATGAATACTTTCACAGACCGGGGATATACGGCCCGGATGATGCATCCGCATACGATGACAACGCGGTAAGATTCGCCTTTTTCTGCAGGGCGGTTGTAGCTTTCTCCGAAAGTCTTGGTGAGCCGCCGGATGTACTCCATTGTCATGACTGGCAGACTGGACTTATCCCCGCTTACCTCAGAAATTCCATTAAGCCTTCGGTTGTATTCACCATTCATAACCTGTTATTTCAGGGAAATTACCCCCAGGAAGTATACGACTGCACTCACCTTCCTTGGTCGCTGCTCACGATGGAAGGACTGGAGTTCTATGGAGAGTTCAGTTTTCTCAAAGCCGGTATCGTTTACGCCGATCAGGTTACAACCGTAAGCGAAACCTACGCGAAAGAGATACAGAGACCGGAATTCGGTGAGGGCTTTGATGGTTTGCTCAGTGATCGTTCCGATAACCTTACCGGGATACTGAATGGCATAGATTACAATTCGTGGAATCCGGAGATTGATAAGGTTCTATCCTCAGCTTACAGTGCGGATTCTATTTCACCCAGAAGGAAATGCAGAAAAGCGCTGTTGAATTCACTTGGTCTTGACCCGGTCAGTGAAGGCCTGACGGTTGGAGTTGTTTCAAGGCTGACCAGGCAGAAGGGACTTGACCTTCTGTTTCCCATTATCGGCAGACTGGCTGACAGGGGCTTCAACTTCGTAATATTGGGAACCGGTGACAATTATTACATGACAAGGCTTTCTGAGATTGCCCTGGAACATCCCGGCAGAGTATCGGTAACTCTAAGGTACGATGAAGCTATGGCCAGACAGATATTTTCCGGCTGTGATATTGTAATGATGCCGAGCAGATTTGAGCCCTGCGGCCTGGCACAGATGATGGGAATGAGATACGGCGCTGTCCCTCTGGTTAACCGTACAGGAGGGCTTGCGGATACAGTTATCGATGAGAAAGATGGCGGCTTTGGTTTTGTAATGAAGGAGGCTGATCCCCAGGGATTATTTGACTGTATCCTTCGAGCCGGGGAGTACTACAGAAGCAAGAACAGATGGGCCTGGCTCGTGAAAAAGTGCATGAGACGGGACAATTCCTGGAAAAGCAGAATATTACCCTACGAGAACGTATATTCCAGGGCAGTAAAGACAAGAAAGGCACGATGA
- the dnaB gene encoding replicative DNA helicase: MDEKGHRPPHSLDAEKSVLGAMLLDQELAVEALDGLNTNDFFDRKHRRIFQACRDLDSKNSVTDMVTVGEELSRKKILEEAGGIEYIASLTDDIPLLSNVLQYIKIIKDKAMLRQLIKVSRENINEVLEGTDDVENVLDAAASKIMAITETRASGEFKPLAQLVSRGIEELENLRNTKGYVTGLSTGFTELDKMTTGFHSGELIILAARPGIGKTSMALNMATHIASETERAVAIFSLEMSDAKLTQRMLCADAHIGTKPIIEGTLSQNAWYDLQAAADRLQRMKIFIDDKAGIGSMEVRAKVRSLKRREDLCMVFVDYLQLMRSDGNSENRQQEIARITGDLKALSKEMELPVMALSQLSRMATKRSGTPRLSDLRESGAIEQDADLVMFLHQPEIHADQDGEYEGQIDFLRRETVLKIGKQRNGPLGMIDLIFKADITRFFPVDQDGLE, from the coding sequence ATGGATGAAAAGGGACACAGACCTCCACATAGCCTGGATGCTGAAAAGAGCGTTCTGGGAGCTATGCTTCTCGATCAGGAACTTGCTGTTGAAGCCCTTGATGGCCTTAACACAAACGATTTTTTCGACCGTAAACACAGAAGAATCTTCCAGGCTTGCCGTGATCTTGACTCAAAAAACAGCGTAACGGATATGGTTACTGTTGGCGAGGAATTATCGAGAAAAAAAATTCTGGAAGAGGCCGGAGGTATAGAGTACATCGCTTCTCTTACCGATGACATTCCCCTGCTTTCGAATGTGCTTCAGTACATAAAGATAATCAAGGACAAGGCCATGCTTCGTCAGCTCATCAAGGTCAGCAGGGAGAATATCAACGAAGTTCTCGAAGGAACCGATGATGTAGAGAACGTTCTTGACGCAGCCGCCAGCAAGATCATGGCGATTACCGAAACAAGGGCTTCGGGTGAGTTCAAGCCTTTAGCACAGCTTGTTTCCAGGGGTATCGAAGAACTTGAGAACCTCAGGAATACCAAGGGTTACGTCACCGGACTTTCCACAGGGTTCACCGAACTGGATAAAATGACTACGGGATTTCATTCTGGTGAGTTGATCATTCTTGCAGCGAGGCCCGGTATAGGCAAAACAAGTATGGCATTGAATATGGCGACACATATCGCAAGCGAAACGGAAAGGGCTGTAGCTATTTTCAGCCTGGAGATGTCCGATGCGAAACTTACTCAGAGAATGCTCTGCGCCGATGCCCACATAGGTACAAAACCAATTATCGAGGGGACCCTTTCCCAGAATGCCTGGTACGATCTACAGGCAGCCGCCGACAGGCTCCAGAGAATGAAGATATTTATCGATGACAAGGCCGGTATAGGTTCTATGGAGGTGAGGGCAAAGGTTAGAAGCCTCAAAAGGCGGGAAGATCTCTGCATGGTCTTCGTCGATTATCTTCAGCTCATGCGCAGCGATGGAAACTCCGAGAACAGACAGCAGGAGATCGCGCGCATTACTGGCGATCTAAAAGCGCTTTCCAAGGAGATGGAACTTCCCGTGATGGCGCTTTCCCAGTTGAGCCGTATGGCTACAAAAAGAAGCGGTACCCCCAGGCTCAGCGACCTGCGGGAAAGCGGTGCTATCGAACAGGATGCCGACCTGGTAATGTTCCTTCATCAGCCTGAAATACATGCCGATCAGGACGGGGAATATGAAGGTCAGATTGACTTTCTAAGAAGAGAGACTGTGCTGAAAATAGGAAAACAGCGAAACGGCCCCCTGGGCATGATTGACCTTATTTTCAAAGCTGATATCACTCGATTTTTCCCTGTTGACCAGGACGGGTTAGAGTAG